Below is a genomic region from Populus trichocarpa isolate Nisqually-1 chromosome 15, P.trichocarpa_v4.1, whole genome shotgun sequence.
ATGCTAACAAAAGAGCAGATCCAATAAAAATAGGGATTCCTTGTATGGAAGCCCTGCACGAGAAGGATCCCAACCCAGAAGATTATACTGGGCAAAATGCTAATGCTGGTTTAGAAGCACCGCCCGAGCATTTACGCCGCCGATAGCCAGCAAGAATTAACGTTAGACTAGACACGGGCGTGATCATGAGCCAAATCAATTTTGCCCCTATCGGACGGTGAAAGCAGAGGCAAGAAGCCAACCAGTTTTTGGTCAGATACTATCTTAATCGTATAATCTCTTTAATCGCAAATACTTTCGGTCTTTTCTTAGCAAATGCATTTGAACGTTATCTACAGCGATAGAATCAGAAAGAATCGCTATAATGATTCAGAACTGTACCAAATCTGTGTGATTGTGTCTTCTAAATCAAGAGGATATTTACTCCTTGTTAAGGATATAGATTTTAACAAGTTGGGATACTTATCGATAGAGAAAAATTGAAGGGACTGGCAgagattttgaattaaaaattttaaaaaataattaagtcaaACTCTACTCGAGCTAGAGCTCAAGctcaatttatttaaatgaacattaaaaactaaatttaaaatggCCAATTAACCTTACCTTAACAAAGGAACATTCTGAAGTGTGCccttgacatatatatatatatataatgtcaaGGGCAAGCTAGCTATTAGAGGCTCAATTGCAAGGCTTACTATAGCAGAGCTTTAAAACTCCATGGCACCCCATGACAACCTTAAAGACGGGAAAGACTTTTGGACAGGCCAAAGGATTCCCCGCACCTGGTAAAACAGTCCAAACCTGCAGGCATGTAGAACTATTACAGGCCACGTAATCAAGTGGCAGAGCTGACCATTCCATTCCATATATAGTCATAGAAAGATGAGGCAGAAAGATAGGAGCGGTGGAAGCTAGAATTGCTACGGTTGTCCCTCCCCGTCAtgtgataacaataataataatatatgcttgaaattaattaagaaaggaaaaaataaaaaccaacctCCGCCATAATCGCTCTCTTTGATCTTCGTTAATCTTCTCTTTTTACTCAGTCTCTTCACATCCAGCAAATCCGCTCCTATCAGACTCGTTCAGCACCAAAATGTTTTACGTTTTAACCATTTCAGTTTAATAAACTACTAAAACAATCACAcgtctctctccctctccctctccctctccctcttccCCACTGTTATTAATAAATTTCCTTAATGTATACCTCCTCTCTCATTAACCATTCATGCTCTTATCATCTTCTTTGATGTTCACAACATGACTCTTAAGGGAGGCACCAGCCAAGCTTGTGCTTCGTGCAAGTATCAAAGGAGAAAGTGCTCCCCTGAGTGTCCTCTAGCGCCTTACTTCCCTCCTGACCAACCGAGGTTGTTCCAAAATACTCATAAGTTGTTTGGTGTGCGCAAAATCCTCAAGATACTTGAGAATCTTGATCCTCACCAACACGAGGAAGCAATGCGTTCTATCATTTACCAGGCCAATATTCGCGACAGGTTTCCTGTTCATGGCTGCTGGGGCATCATCTGTAAACTGCATTTCCAGATTCGGCAGGCCGAAGAAGAGCTCCGTGCTGTCCTTGCGCACCTTGAGATGTACAGGCAGCAGCAGCATCAACATCAGATTGCAGCTTTAACTGAGGATGTTCCATCCCAATTAGAATTAGGAATGGCGCCTCCTCAGCCTTGCTTGGCGCAACAATACTCCTACTCTATTGTTGGTAGTAATACCGGTTACAGCTCTAATTACTTGGATTCTAATGATAATGCTGGGAACTCACTCTGGGGTCAACATCCTTATGCTACTAACTATAACATCAATTCCATGCCAATTATTCAGTCTCAGCTAGCTGCTTCACAGCCACTAGCCACCCAACAAGAAATTGTTCAAGATTATGATGAGATGCATCCATTTTTTGATTCTATTGATGACAGGCAATCGTATATTGAAACTAAAGAACCATACGAATCAAGGTATGTTATCTcccttcattatttttcttctttccttccaCAGGTTGCGATTCGAAGAGATAGTTATTTCGATTAAACTTACTGTGCTAAAAGCTATTCGATCTTCATACATGTCTTAGTTTAATATCATACTGGTTTCCTGATTAATTTATGGTGAAAATTTtatgtatgcatgcatgcagcTCAGAAGAATCATTGAAGGACACCGCACCATCTATGGAGCATGCTGCAGAGAATGAATTGAAGAGTGCTGCTGCATGTTTTAGTCTTACCAGTATCAATTGATTAGGAACAAGATAAGAGAACTGAGATagctttttatttcaattacatTACTTTCCCCCCCTTCTAATTAATGCCATAGAGTACATTCCACAATTTTGAGgttctgttttcttttcactGTTTAGAATGAAGTTCTAGCATGcataacttgattttattttagtcaATTATATAATCCCTCAACGCGTTAGTTTTCAGTGATCAAATCCATGGAGAATATGTTGATCAGGTTTTTGTGGATCAATATATTATGAACAATGACGGCAAACCCTACCCAGATTACTTCAAAATTTCTTTACTAGTATGAATTTATTCTTATACTAAACCCATTGGTTGTTGAAGCACTAAGGAATTACTAATTTGCTAATCAGGATATGAAAACATTAAGCGGCACAATTTCTACAGCAGCGGGCCACCGATTTCTAAATCAATGACCGAGTTATCAAGATCTTCGAGAAGGGTGTCGTTGAATGGGCTAGTTCAAGATTTTCAGTATGTGGTAGATGGATAATATAGTGGTCGTTTTGATTGAAGGTGTTTTGGTGTAAAGTTCCATGAAACAGATTCAAGATGAACAGAAGTAAAAGCAGACTTCGTTGATTGACATTTCATTAGACAGATGATGGAGGTATTGTTAGCATCCAGCAGGGAGTGGGAACAGGATGAGAAAATACAATGGCGGTGGCTTAGCTATTTGTGCTTATTTAAACTTCATGGCTCCACTATATGACGTTCTAGTCAGGAAGGGGTACATAACTACAGAAGGATCTAGTCAAATTATATGCTGTATCAGTAtataaacatagtttttttttttctaaaacaaacaggaaaaaaaaaaatcaaatgcgATTATGTCGAAAGAAGTTTCAACTCTTCTTCTCATTACTGTAGTATGTATGAGCTATATTTAGAAGAACAAGAGAAAACAGAAAATCCAAGCAACTT
It encodes:
- the LOC7462525 gene encoding LOB domain-containing protein 27, whose product is MTLKGGTSQACASCKYQRRKCSPECPLAPYFPPDQPRLFQNTHKLFGVRKILKILENLDPHQHEEAMRSIIYQANIRDRFPVHGCWGIICKLHFQIRQAEEELRAVLAHLEMYRQQQHQHQIAALTEDVPSQLELGMAPPQPCLAQQYSYSIVGSNTGYSSNYLDSNDNAGNSLWGQHPYATNYNINSMPIIQSQLAASQPLATQQEIVQDYDEMHPFFDSIDDRQSYIETKEPYESSSEESLKDTAPSMEHAAENELKSAAACFSLTSIN